One region of Bacillus pumilus genomic DNA includes:
- a CDS encoding NAD-dependent malic enzyme — MNQFYRVHGDVIETPLRGMEVMSVPYLNKGVAFTKEEREELGLKGFLPPKVLTLEDQAKRAYEQFKAQPDELGKNVYLTSLHDRNEVLFYKLLNEHLAEMLPIVYTPTVGTAIQRYSHEYRKPRGLYLSIDDLEGMEEIFASYGVDESIDLIVATDAEGILGIGDWGVGGIAISVGKLAVYTAAAGIDPSRVLAVVLDAGTNQESLLNDPLYVGNQHSRVRGERYDQFIDQYVELARATFPNALLHWEDFGTKNARAILEKYKERICTFNDDIQGTGAVSLAAVMACAKASKVPLKDHRIVIFGAGTAGIGIAEQIRDAIVRDGVKEEESYDHFWCIDKTGLLTDDSPDIQPFQKPYARRSDEVKDYARNGPKHSIDLLEVVKQAKPTILIGTSTVGGAFTEEIVKEMASHVERPAILPMSNPTPLSEAKPEDLIEWTEGRALVTTGSPFDPVEYGGVTYEIGQANNALVFPGLGLGTIVSKARLMTDSMFVASAEAIASMVNVGKPGAAMLPSVDQLRTVSATVAVRVAQAAIDEGIAEETPDDLIQAVQDAMWHPVYKKIKAI, encoded by the coding sequence GTGAACCAATTTTATCGTGTACATGGTGATGTCATTGAAACACCATTAAGAGGGATGGAAGTCATGTCCGTCCCTTATTTAAACAAAGGGGTTGCATTTACGAAGGAAGAGCGGGAAGAGCTTGGTTTAAAGGGCTTTCTACCACCTAAAGTTTTAACATTAGAGGATCAGGCAAAGCGTGCATATGAGCAGTTCAAGGCACAGCCAGATGAACTGGGGAAAAATGTGTATTTAACATCACTTCATGACAGAAACGAAGTGCTTTTTTACAAATTACTAAATGAGCACTTGGCAGAGATGCTGCCGATTGTCTATACACCGACAGTTGGAACAGCCATTCAGCGTTATAGCCACGAGTATCGAAAGCCAAGGGGGCTTTATTTATCAATTGATGACTTGGAAGGCATGGAAGAGATCTTTGCCTCTTACGGTGTGGATGAATCCATTGACTTAATCGTTGCGACAGATGCAGAAGGCATTTTAGGTATTGGAGACTGGGGTGTTGGCGGTATTGCCATTTCAGTCGGGAAACTTGCTGTTTATACAGCTGCAGCAGGCATTGATCCTAGCCGCGTGCTGGCCGTAGTGCTTGATGCGGGGACGAACCAAGAAAGTCTCTTGAATGATCCGCTTTATGTTGGAAATCAGCATTCTCGCGTTCGAGGCGAGCGTTATGATCAGTTTATCGATCAATATGTAGAGCTTGCCCGCGCAACCTTTCCAAATGCCCTCCTTCACTGGGAAGACTTTGGGACAAAAAATGCACGAGCCATATTGGAAAAATATAAGGAACGGATTTGTACATTTAATGATGACATTCAAGGGACTGGAGCTGTTTCACTTGCTGCGGTTATGGCATGTGCAAAAGCTTCGAAGGTTCCGCTGAAAGATCACCGAATCGTCATTTTCGGAGCGGGTACGGCAGGGATTGGTATAGCGGAGCAGATCCGTGATGCGATTGTCAGAGACGGAGTCAAAGAAGAGGAATCATATGATCATTTCTGGTGTATTGATAAAACAGGTTTACTTACAGATGATTCGCCTGACATTCAGCCATTTCAAAAGCCATATGCAAGACGTTCTGACGAAGTAAAGGATTATGCCCGTAACGGTCCTAAGCATTCCATTGATTTATTAGAGGTCGTCAAACAGGCAAAACCAACCATCTTAATTGGCACCTCGACAGTAGGAGGAGCATTTACAGAGGAAATTGTGAAAGAAATGGCGTCACACGTAGAGCGCCCAGCGATTTTACCGATGTCGAACCCGACACCTCTTTCAGAAGCAAAGCCTGAAGATCTCATTGAGTGGACAGAAGGACGCGCCCTCGTGACAACAGGAAGCCCATTTGATCCTGTCGAATATGGCGGCGTCACATATGAAATTGGGCAAGCAAATAATGCTCTTGTGTTCCCAGGGCTTGGCCTTGGAACGATTGTGTCTAAAGCACGCCTCATGACAGACAGCATGTTTGTTGCGAGTGCTGAAGCGATTGCCAGCATGGTCAATGTCGGAAAGCCGGGTGCAGCGATGCTGCCAAGTGTCGATCAGCTTCGAACCGTTTCAGCGACAGTAGCTGTTCGTGTGGCGCAAGCAGCGATCGATGAAGGAATTGCAGAGGAAACGCCTGATGACCTTATTCAGGCTGTACAGGACGCTATGTGGCATCCTGTGTACAAAAAAATCAAAGCCATATAA
- a CDS encoding PTS transporter subunit IIC, translating into MTYLKRKGISLSPKVYFIEALSFMALGLFATLVVGLILKTAGGLLSLPLIIKMGTLAMGLMGPAIGVAVAYRLQASPLIIFASVVSGAAGAELGGPAGSFVAALIGVELGKLVSGETKIDIILTPLVTIITGFSTATLIGPGIEAMMTGLGRLIMWGTDQSPLIMGMLVATIVGLALSSPISSAALALMLDLSGTAAGAATIGCCAQMVGFAAAGFRENRFGGLAAVGIGTSKLQLPNIVKNPLILIPPTIAGLILAPIGIIGFGMVNNAAGAGMGTSGLVGQLMTLTVMGFHPSVFLAIALLHIVGPAVISLVVSEWMRKKGYIQFGDLTIQTGGMKHEKN; encoded by the coding sequence ATGACTTATTTGAAAAGAAAGGGGATCTCCCTTTCGCCAAAAGTGTATTTCATTGAAGCACTCTCTTTTATGGCTTTAGGTCTATTTGCTACATTAGTAGTAGGTCTGATTTTAAAAACAGCAGGCGGTCTGTTATCACTTCCGCTCATCATCAAAATGGGAACACTCGCAATGGGGCTCATGGGACCAGCGATTGGCGTAGCCGTTGCATACCGGTTACAGGCATCTCCATTGATCATTTTTGCAAGTGTTGTCTCAGGCGCTGCAGGAGCAGAGCTTGGTGGACCTGCTGGAAGCTTTGTCGCAGCATTAATTGGTGTAGAACTCGGCAAACTGGTCAGTGGTGAGACAAAAATTGATATCATTTTGACACCGCTTGTCACCATCATCACTGGTTTTTCCACCGCCACTTTGATCGGTCCAGGGATTGAAGCCATGATGACAGGGCTTGGCAGGCTCATTATGTGGGGGACTGACCAAAGTCCGCTCATCATGGGCATGCTAGTAGCAACCATTGTTGGACTTGCCCTCAGCTCACCGATTTCAAGCGCTGCGCTTGCGCTCATGCTTGACTTAAGCGGAACAGCTGCTGGTGCTGCAACGATTGGCTGCTGCGCTCAAATGGTCGGTTTTGCCGCTGCAGGCTTTAGAGAAAATCGTTTTGGCGGTCTTGCAGCTGTCGGTATTGGCACGTCAAAATTGCAGCTGCCGAACATTGTGAAAAATCCCCTTATCCTTATTCCACCGACGATAGCGGGCCTCATTCTCGCGCCAATTGGTATTATTGGCTTTGGGATGGTCAATAATGCGGCAGGGGCAGGAATGGGAACGAGTGGCCTTGTTGGACAGCTCATGACACTGACCGTTATGGGATTTCATCCATCCGTTTTTCTAGCAATCGCTCTTTTGCATATCGTTGGCCCGGCAGTGATTAGTTTGGTAGTATCAGAATGGATGCGAAAGAAAGGCTATATACAATTCGGAGATTTAACCATACAAACTGGAGGAATGAAACATGAAAAAAATTGA
- a CDS encoding M42 family metallopeptidase, whose translation MNEETLSLFRNLTELQGTPGNEHHVRAFMKKELEKYSDELIQDRLGGVFGVRKGPENAPKIMVAGHMDEVGFMVSSITKNGMIRFQTLGGWWSQVMLAQRVDVHTDHGPIPGVVSSTPPHLLTPEQKSKPVKPSDMLIDIGADSEEEAKELGIRPGQQIVPATVFTPMANPKKILAKAWDNRYGCGLAIELLKEIKDEPLSCHLYSGATVQEEVGLRGAEVAANMIQPDLFFALDASPANDVTGDKTQFGQLGKGALLRIFDRTMITHRGMRDFVLDTAESNSIPYQYFVSPGGTDAGRVHISNQGVPSAVIGVCARYIHTSHSVLHVDDYAAAKELIVRLVKNCDQSTVDSIYQQV comes from the coding sequence ATGAATGAAGAAACATTGTCGCTTTTCCGAAATTTAACAGAATTACAAGGTACCCCAGGTAATGAGCACCATGTGCGTGCTTTTATGAAAAAGGAACTTGAGAAATATTCTGACGAACTCATTCAGGATCGTCTTGGCGGTGTGTTTGGGGTACGCAAGGGGCCAGAGAACGCACCTAAAATCATGGTGGCTGGTCATATGGATGAAGTGGGATTCATGGTTTCATCCATTACGAAAAACGGGATGATCCGCTTCCAAACACTCGGCGGCTGGTGGAGTCAAGTCATGCTGGCGCAGCGTGTCGATGTTCATACCGATCACGGGCCAATTCCTGGTGTCGTCTCTAGTACACCACCTCATCTTCTAACACCAGAACAAAAAAGCAAACCTGTGAAACCATCAGACATGCTCATTGATATTGGGGCAGACAGTGAAGAAGAGGCAAAAGAGCTTGGCATTCGTCCAGGACAGCAAATCGTGCCTGCAACAGTCTTTACCCCAATGGCGAATCCTAAAAAGATTTTAGCGAAGGCTTGGGATAACCGCTATGGCTGCGGACTTGCGATTGAATTATTAAAAGAAATAAAAGACGAACCACTTTCATGTCATCTGTATTCTGGTGCAACGGTTCAGGAAGAAGTAGGTCTTAGAGGGGCAGAAGTAGCTGCGAATATGATTCAGCCAGATCTGTTCTTTGCTTTAGATGCAAGCCCTGCAAACGATGTGACAGGTGACAAAACCCAATTCGGCCAGCTTGGAAAAGGTGCACTTCTGCGTATTTTTGATCGAACCATGATTACGCACCGCGGCATGAGAGATTTTGTGCTCGATACGGCTGAGTCAAACAGTATTCCATACCAATACTTCGTATCACCAGGTGGTACAGACGCTGGACGTGTGCATATTTCAAACCAAGGCGTGCCTTCTGCTGTCATTGGGGTATGTGCCCGCTACATTCACACAAGTCATTCAGTATTGCATGTGGATGATTATGCAGCGGCAAAAGAATTAATTGTCCGTCTTGTGAAAAACTGTGATCAAAGTACAGTGGATTCTATTTATCAACAGGTGTAA
- a CDS encoding DNA translocase FtsK, whose amino-acid sequence MMSWLDKFFSVFLGEEKKEEKAVRPEEGPVAPKQPVFEQHKEYKKIEDTKVYYEYPTGNFRFPLVPDEPQRDGVKQERRRPKQGQPKAKQKTYESKQTVQPDIHKKPFKPEQIPSPIYGYHQDMRPKRTESKEESSSVQMKAAETAQRVTLLSEEAERERNVRQQMNIPSIRKENRMEETVSAPAEERVDMQTDVTPLTLQEELAYHDHVQSTMERLNDEPFIQTEEKEPAFSEPQDHIEADLHHQQAEVYHKPPVESEPVPVQDVSSGNEEIQDEPVEQFVDHTKEIEPLTFETAEDTHSAIEMEVDMPAEEVEVLDVISAEPVEEIAADSLEDHQEEVPAAALEETEPVAEHDLQEEQLIEEAEIVEDQVMPIEQVADEQTATERVESVIEQQEKQEQVHEVMEEKPKQASPQPQRASGQTSTVPFNVMMLKSDQRVQGQKKAADAQGYVFPSLALLDVPPAQKEEDGTWVKERAELLNATLKNFNVRASVVHVTQGPSVTRFEVHPEPGVKVNKITNLSDDIKLSLSAKDIRIEAPIPGKNTIGIEVPNLHSKMVFLREMIRSSAFRDNPSPLTAALGLDISGQPVVVDLQKMPHGLIAGATGSGKSVCINTILVSLMFKASPDEVKMLLIDPKMVELAPYNHIPHLVSPVITDAKTATAALKWVVDEMERRYELFAHSGVREIKRFNELVKEKQMGEKLPYLVVVIDELADLMMVAPNEVEESICRIAQKARACGIHLLIATQRPSVDVITGLIKANIPTRIAFSVSSQVDSRTIIDMAGAEKLLGKGDMLFLENGSGKPTRLQGNFVSDREIDQVVAHVRKQRKPVFLFEQEELMLQGSAITDEDELFMDACRFAIEQNSASTSSLQRRFRIGYNRAARLIDMMEREGMISGAKGSKPREVLMTLSDLEQLI is encoded by the coding sequence ATGATGAGTTGGTTAGATAAATTTTTTAGTGTATTTTTAGGAGAAGAAAAGAAAGAAGAAAAAGCTGTGAGACCTGAGGAAGGTCCAGTTGCACCAAAGCAGCCAGTTTTTGAACAGCATAAAGAATATAAAAAAATTGAAGATACAAAAGTCTATTATGAATATCCGACAGGCAACTTCCGCTTTCCGCTCGTTCCAGATGAACCTCAGCGTGACGGAGTAAAGCAGGAAAGAAGACGCCCAAAGCAAGGCCAGCCAAAGGCTAAGCAGAAGACCTATGAGTCAAAACAAACGGTTCAGCCTGACATTCATAAAAAGCCATTCAAACCAGAGCAAATTCCATCACCGATCTATGGCTATCATCAGGATATGCGTCCGAAACGAACAGAGTCGAAAGAAGAATCATCTTCTGTTCAAATGAAAGCAGCAGAAACAGCGCAGCGCGTCACCCTGTTATCAGAAGAGGCAGAGCGTGAACGAAATGTCAGACAGCAAATGAACATTCCATCAATACGGAAAGAAAATCGTATGGAAGAAACAGTTTCAGCGCCAGCAGAAGAAAGAGTGGACATGCAAACAGACGTGACCCCGCTTACTTTGCAAGAGGAGCTCGCTTATCACGATCACGTCCAATCGACGATGGAGCGTTTAAATGACGAGCCTTTCATTCAAACAGAGGAAAAAGAGCCAGCCTTTTCTGAGCCTCAAGACCATATTGAAGCTGACTTACATCATCAGCAAGCCGAAGTATATCACAAGCCGCCGGTAGAGTCTGAGCCTGTACCTGTACAGGATGTTTCCAGTGGAAACGAAGAAATACAGGACGAGCCGGTAGAACAGTTTGTAGATCATACGAAGGAAATAGAACCGTTGACATTCGAAACAGCGGAAGACACGCATTCCGCAATTGAAATGGAAGTAGACATGCCGGCAGAAGAAGTAGAGGTACTAGACGTCATCTCAGCAGAACCAGTCGAGGAAATAGCAGCTGATTCCTTAGAAGACCATCAAGAAGAAGTGCCAGCGGCAGCATTGGAAGAAACAGAGCCAGTTGCCGAGCATGATCTGCAAGAAGAGCAATTGATAGAAGAAGCGGAAATAGTAGAAGATCAAGTGATGCCAATAGAACAAGTAGCAGACGAACAGACCGCTACTGAACGAGTAGAATCTGTCATAGAGCAGCAAGAAAAGCAAGAACAAGTGCATGAAGTGATGGAAGAAAAACCGAAACAGGCATCTCCTCAGCCACAACGTGCAAGTGGACAAACCTCAACGGTTCCTTTTAACGTCATGATGTTAAAAAGTGATCAGCGCGTGCAAGGACAAAAGAAAGCAGCAGATGCCCAAGGATATGTGTTTCCAAGCCTCGCCCTTTTAGACGTACCTCCAGCTCAAAAAGAAGAGGACGGGACATGGGTGAAAGAGCGAGCAGAGCTACTCAATGCCACGCTGAAAAATTTCAATGTCAGAGCAAGTGTGGTTCATGTCACGCAAGGCCCATCTGTGACAAGGTTTGAAGTACATCCAGAACCAGGGGTCAAAGTGAACAAAATCACGAACCTGTCAGATGATATTAAACTCAGTTTGTCCGCAAAGGATATTCGAATTGAAGCACCGATACCAGGAAAGAACACGATCGGGATCGAAGTGCCGAACCTTCACAGTAAAATGGTTTTCTTACGAGAGATGATCAGAAGCAGTGCATTTAGAGATAATCCATCTCCTTTAACAGCAGCACTCGGATTAGATATCTCAGGACAACCTGTTGTCGTTGATTTGCAAAAAATGCCGCATGGCTTAATTGCTGGAGCAACCGGTTCAGGAAAAAGTGTCTGCATCAATACCATTTTAGTGAGCTTAATGTTTAAAGCATCACCAGATGAAGTGAAAATGCTTTTAATCGACCCTAAAATGGTCGAATTAGCGCCGTATAATCATATTCCGCATCTCGTGAGTCCTGTTATTACCGATGCGAAGACAGCGACAGCTGCTCTGAAATGGGTAGTGGATGAAATGGAAAGACGCTACGAGCTGTTTGCGCACTCTGGTGTGAGAGAAATCAAACGATTCAATGAGCTTGTCAAAGAAAAACAAATGGGTGAAAAACTACCTTATCTTGTCGTGGTGATTGATGAGCTTGCTGATTTAATGATGGTCGCACCAAATGAAGTCGAAGAAAGCATTTGCCGAATCGCGCAAAAAGCAAGAGCATGCGGCATTCACTTATTGATTGCCACACAAAGACCTTCTGTTGATGTCATCACAGGTCTGATTAAAGCCAATATTCCAACAAGAATTGCATTCTCTGTCTCAAGTCAGGTAGATTCTAGAACGATCATCGACATGGCAGGTGCAGAAAAGCTTCTCGGAAAAGGAGACATGCTTTTCTTAGAAAATGGCTCCGGCAAGCCGACGAGGCTGCAAGGGAACTTTGTATCAGACCGCGAGATCGATCAAGTGGTGGCACATGTTAGAAAACAGCGTAAGCCGGTGTTCCTTTTCGAACAGGAGGAATTAATGCTCCAAGGCTCTGCGATTACAGATGAAGACGAATTGTTTATGGATGCCTGCCGTTTTGCCATTGAGCAGAATAGCGCTAGTACATCGAGTTTGCAGAGAAGATTTAGAATTGGCTACAATCGTGCAGCCAGATTGATCGACATGATGGAACGCGAGGGCATGATCTCTGGTGCAAAAGGCAGTAAGCCAAGGGAAGTCCTCATGACACTGAGTGACTTAGAACAGCTGATCTAA
- a CDS encoding YtnP family quorum-quenching lactonase yields METMNIGDMELFWLNGGDTHMDGGAMFGVVPKPLWSKKYPVNDRNQIELRCDPILIRWNGLHFLVDSGIGSGKLTDKQKRNYGVTEETKLEKSLAALGLQTADIDYVLMTHLHFDHASGLTKLEGEKLVSVFPQAKIITSKIEWDEMRAPNIRSRNTYWKENWEPIADQVVPFEESIEVIEGIELHHTGGHSNGHSILTLTSQGETAIHLADIMPTHAHKNPLWVLAYDDYPMTSIPAKQKWQAFAEEKNAWYLFYHDAIFCAVKWDEDGQITHEVKRETGK; encoded by the coding sequence ATGGAGACAATGAACATAGGTGACATGGAACTGTTCTGGTTAAACGGGGGAGATACACACATGGACGGAGGTGCGATGTTTGGTGTGGTGCCAAAGCCGTTATGGTCAAAAAAATACCCGGTGAACGATCGCAATCAAATTGAACTGCGGTGTGACCCAATCCTCATACGGTGGAATGGTCTCCATTTTTTAGTGGATTCTGGCATCGGATCAGGGAAGCTGACGGATAAACAAAAACGCAATTACGGCGTAACAGAAGAGACAAAATTGGAAAAGTCACTCGCGGCACTCGGCCTGCAAACAGCAGATATTGATTACGTCTTAATGACACATCTTCACTTTGATCATGCAAGCGGATTAACAAAACTCGAAGGAGAAAAGCTCGTGTCTGTTTTTCCGCAAGCAAAAATCATCACATCCAAAATCGAATGGGATGAAATGAGGGCGCCTAACATCCGCTCAAGAAATACATATTGGAAAGAAAACTGGGAGCCTATAGCAGATCAAGTGGTGCCATTTGAAGAAAGCATCGAAGTAATAGAAGGCATTGAGCTGCATCATACAGGCGGTCATAGCAATGGCCATAGCATCTTAACGCTCACAAGTCAGGGTGAAACAGCGATTCATTTAGCTGACATTATGCCAACGCACGCTCATAAAAATCCATTATGGGTCTTGGCATATGATGATTACCCAATGACCTCAATTCCAGCTAAGCAAAAATGGCAGGCATTTGCAGAAGAAAAAAATGCGTGGTACTTGTTTTATCATGATGCGATTTTTTGCGCTGTTAAGTGGGATGAAGATGGGCAAATCACACATGAAGTCAAAAGAGAAACAGGAAAATAA
- a CDS encoding DUF1444 domain-containing protein: MAKMTSRQLANELKSRLTNDSWSHQFDREKDTLRIEDKQTGKGITLELPPIIAKWEVKPDETLDEIVYYVKEALSAMKGEAQHISGKEKQIYPVIRSTSFPEASSDEIPLVFDEHTAETRIYYALDLGSTYRLIDEKMLQKENWTKERIRETASFNVRSLETVVKMDEVAGNRFYFFRANDGYDASRLLNESILQEYAQKIEGQMAISVPHQDVFIIADIRNESGYDILGQMSMSFFASGTVPITALSFLYDEGKLEPIFILAKSRPKQQ; the protein is encoded by the coding sequence ATGGCAAAAATGACATCAAGACAGCTTGCGAACGAACTCAAAAGCCGTCTGACAAATGACAGCTGGTCACACCAGTTTGACCGAGAAAAAGATACGCTTCGTATTGAAGATAAACAAACAGGCAAAGGGATCACACTAGAGCTCCCGCCAATCATTGCAAAGTGGGAAGTAAAGCCTGATGAAACATTGGATGAGATCGTCTATTATGTGAAAGAGGCGCTAAGTGCCATGAAAGGCGAAGCGCAGCACATCTCAGGAAAAGAAAAGCAAATTTATCCCGTCATTCGATCCACTTCCTTTCCTGAGGCATCAAGTGACGAGATTCCGCTCGTGTTTGATGAGCATACAGCTGAAACGAGAATCTACTATGCACTTGACCTTGGAAGCACCTATAGATTAATTGATGAAAAGATGCTTCAAAAGGAAAACTGGACAAAAGAACGAATCAGGGAAACTGCAAGCTTCAATGTCCGCTCACTTGAAACTGTGGTGAAAATGGATGAAGTGGCAGGCAACCGGTTTTATTTCTTCCGTGCAAATGACGGATATGATGCCAGCAGACTTTTAAATGAATCGATTTTACAAGAATACGCGCAAAAAATAGAAGGACAGATGGCCATCTCTGTCCCCCATCAAGATGTATTCATCATTGCAGATATTCGCAATGAATCAGGCTATGATATTTTAGGACAGATGTCGATGAGCTTCTTCGCCAGCGGCACGGTTCCGATTACCGCATTGTCATTTTTATATGATGAGGGCAAGCTTGAACCGATCTTTATTCTTGCTAAAAGCAGACCAAAACAGCAGTAG
- the trmB gene encoding tRNA (guanosine(46)-N7)-methyltransferase TrmB, with translation MRMRHKPWADDYLAENAHIALASPEQYKGKWHELFGNDHPIHIEVGTGKGSFIAGMGKLHPDTNYIGIELFKSVIVTAVDKIKETDVENVKLLNINAETLTDVFAENEIDRVYLNFSDPWPKARHEKRRLTFKAFLERYEHILRPGGELHFKTDNRGLFEYSLKSFSAYGLLLTYVSLDLHKDGLEGNVMTEYEEKFSSMGQPIYRSEVKFSE, from the coding sequence TTGAGAATGCGACATAAACCATGGGCTGATGATTACTTAGCTGAAAATGCTCATATTGCCTTAGCAAGCCCCGAGCAATATAAAGGGAAATGGCATGAGCTGTTTGGAAATGATCATCCAATCCATATTGAAGTTGGCACAGGAAAAGGGAGCTTTATCGCTGGAATGGGCAAGCTTCATCCTGATACCAACTATATTGGCATTGAATTATTTAAAAGTGTCATTGTGACAGCAGTAGATAAAATCAAAGAGACAGATGTTGAAAATGTAAAGCTCTTGAACATTAATGCGGAAACGCTGACAGATGTGTTTGCGGAAAATGAGATTGACCGAGTGTATTTGAATTTCTCTGATCCGTGGCCAAAAGCAAGACATGAAAAGCGCAGATTGACGTTTAAGGCCTTTTTAGAGCGATATGAACATATTCTCCGTCCAGGCGGTGAATTGCATTTCAAAACAGATAACCGCGGGTTATTTGAATATTCCTTAAAGAGCTTTTCTGCATATGGCCTTCTTTTAACGTATGTAAGCTTAGATTTACATAAGGACGGACTAGAAGGAAATGTGATGACGGAATACGAAGAGAAATTCTCGTCTATGGGACAACCTATCTATCGATCAGAAGTGAAATTTTCAGAATAA
- a CDS encoding YtoQ family protein, protein MQLTVYLAGEIHSQWRDEIKEKSQSLKLPVTFVGPMENHDRSDHIGEDILGEQPNAIFKDDAASDLNNFRTEILLNKADVVIARFGEKYKQWNTAMDASAAIAKGKPLILIRPKELHHPLKELSNKANITVETVNQAIKALSYVFEQQ, encoded by the coding sequence ATGCAATTAACCGTCTATTTAGCAGGAGAAATTCATAGCCAGTGGCGCGATGAAATCAAGGAGAAAAGCCAATCGTTGAAACTGCCAGTGACATTTGTTGGTCCAATGGAGAATCATGACCGCTCCGATCACATTGGTGAGGACATTTTAGGTGAGCAGCCGAATGCCATATTCAAAGATGATGCCGCTTCTGATTTGAACAATTTTCGTACTGAGATCCTATTAAACAAGGCAGACGTCGTCATTGCCCGCTTTGGTGAGAAATATAAACAGTGGAACACGGCGATGGATGCATCTGCTGCCATCGCTAAAGGGAAACCTCTCATTTTGATCCGCCCAAAAGAACTGCACCATCCGTTAAAGGAGCTATCAAACAAAGCGAATATCACTGTGGAAACCGTGAACCAAGCGATCAAAGCGTTATCTTACGTGTTTGAACAGCAATAA
- the ytpR gene encoding YtpR family tRNA-binding protein, translating into MNVFYNAEGVGDTLLISLKDVTREEVGHETFGDVVRIFNQETKETTGFNIFNASTYMKIEENGSVPLSETLVQDMNEILNRNGVSETLTVDLSPKFVVGYVKEKEKHPNADKLNICQVDVGDETLQIVCGAPNVDQGQYVVVAKVGAVMPSGLIIKDAELRGVPSSGMICSAKELDLPDAPAEKGILVLEGSHQAGEPFQA; encoded by the coding sequence ATGAACGTTTTTTATAATGCAGAAGGTGTAGGCGACACACTTCTTATTTCATTGAAAGATGTGACGAGAGAAGAAGTAGGTCATGAGACGTTTGGAGATGTCGTAAGAATCTTCAATCAAGAAACAAAAGAAACAACAGGCTTTAATATCTTCAATGCATCCACTTACATGAAAATTGAAGAAAACGGATCTGTACCGCTTTCTGAAACACTTGTTCAAGATATGAACGAAATTTTAAACCGCAACGGTGTCAGTGAAACGTTGACTGTGGATCTATCACCAAAATTTGTTGTCGGTTATGTAAAGGAAAAAGAAAAGCATCCGAATGCAGATAAATTAAACATTTGCCAAGTGGATGTTGGCGATGAAACATTACAAATCGTGTGCGGTGCCCCAAACGTTGATCAAGGGCAATATGTCGTGGTTGCGAAGGTTGGGGCGGTGATGCCAAGCGGTTTAATCATCAAAGATGCTGAGCTAAGAGGTGTTCCATCAAGCGGAATGATTTGTTCAGCAAAAGAACTAGATCTTCCAGACGCGCCTGCTGAAAAAGGGATTCTTGTTCTAGAAGGAAGCCATCAAGCTGGCGAACCCTTTCAAGCATAA
- a CDS encoding PepSY domain-containing protein, translating into MKLKHVLIGASIGVAAAIVAKKVFFPTYISSEKALKIVKSAFKQRGPIDGSWIYTVPEPYTVNGETIDVYKSGITRSAFGELEQYEVMIDAKTGMIVDVIDSVA; encoded by the coding sequence TTGAAGTTAAAACATGTTCTGATTGGTGCGAGTATTGGCGTAGCCGCTGCAATTGTTGCAAAGAAAGTATTTTTCCCTACGTATATCTCGTCTGAAAAAGCATTAAAAATTGTGAAATCCGCTTTTAAACAGCGCGGCCCGATTGATGGCTCTTGGATTTATACTGTACCAGAACCATATACCGTAAATGGTGAAACGATTGATGTGTACAAATCTGGCATTACTCGCTCAGCCTTTGGCGAGCTTGAACAGTACGAAGTCATGATTGATGCCAAAACAGGCATGATTGTGGATGTCATTGATTCTGTGGCTTGA
- a CDS encoding thioredoxin family protein yields the protein MKKIESNEELQKVIQEDLTVLLFSADWCPDCTFIEPFLPELEANYPEFEYFYVDRDQFIDTCAEWEIYGIPSFLVFKNGQEINRFVSKDRKTKEEIEAFLTDSLSK from the coding sequence ATGAAAAAAATTGAATCTAACGAAGAATTACAAAAAGTAATTCAAGAAGACTTAACAGTATTGCTATTTTCAGCGGACTGGTGCCCGGACTGCACCTTTATCGAACCATTCTTACCAGAGCTTGAAGCAAACTACCCAGAATTTGAGTACTTCTATGTGGATAGAGATCAATTTATTGACACTTGCGCAGAGTGGGAAATTTACGGCATTCCAAGCTTTTTAGTTTTTAAAAATGGGCAAGAGATTAACCGCTTTGTCAGCAAGGATCGTAAAACGAAGGAAGAGATTGAAGCATTTTTAACAGATTCTCTTTCTAAATAA